The following are encoded together in the Anopheles nili chromosome 3, idAnoNiliSN_F5_01, whole genome shotgun sequence genome:
- the LOC128726290 gene encoding nuclear distribution protein nudE-like 1-A: MEEKLFTSVEEECLYWKERCLKVSQERDDAQREFDDFTTESRQLEAELEMTVEQQEKKIRDLNQLVNQLHSENESYKRKMQYTENETNKIDADYRQLAKDNEKLKVYIRELEQKNDDLERANRVASESVAEFESMLNQAYEKNALLELEVDEKERMQIKLQRLMDEARDLKQELKVRTLKPDEHGEQPEGAGDESASKDDMGKPPEPSDDHGSTTTTTIATAVTSGVSPQQLNNACPESGTLSMDGSNLAGTKLETLNNNLNAASRQRSTLVSPPVKLSASKLSDYGRETPADRQDNKTLDGVAGVDGTTKDHVLLSPSSQLIIERNGNTTPSMALVPGGLGGLNAPMAPSDRVSTLNIVADLLRRLDNMEAKLKAWKIRKPASRTATAGIGPNAPTNHRQSLHTSHTVSNLHHPSSHHHHSNSSHHYQSNHADSNLSLNSLGSGDGTLLTGSCCSNGPTSTTGNVQLHSYQPSTITIGTQTSLHQPAPTLAPKTELLRTNK, encoded by the exons ATGGAGGAGAAGCTGTTCACCAGCGTCGAGGAGGAGTGTCTGTACTGGAAGGAGCGGTGCCTGAAGGTGTCGCAGGAGCGGGACGATGCGCAACGGGAGTTCGATGACTTCACCACCGAATCGCGCCAGCTGGAGGCCGAGCTAGAGATGACGGTCGAACAGCAGGAGAAGAAGATACGCGATCTGAACCAGCTGGTGAATCAGCTGCACAGCGAGAATGAATCGTACAAGCGGAAGATGCAGTACACGGAGAACGAAACCAACAAAATCGATGCCGACTATCGGCAGCTGGCGAAGGACAACGAAAAACTAAAG GTGTACATACGCGAGTTGGAACAGAAAAATGACGATCTCGAACGTGCGAATCGCGTTGCTAGCGAGAGTGTGGCCGAGTTCGAGTCGATGCTGAACCAGGCGTACGAAAAGAACGCCCTGCTTGAACTGGAGGTGGACGAGAAAGAACGCATGCAGATCAAACTGCAGCGGTTAATGGACGAGGCGCGTGATTTGAAGCAGGAGCTGAAGGTGCGCACCCTGAAACCGGACGAACACGGTGAGCAGCCGGAAGGAGCGGGTGACGAAAGTGCCAGCAAGGACGACATGGGCAAGCCACCGGAACCATCAGACGATCACGGATcgaccacaaccaccaccatcgcgacAGCAGTGACATCGGGAGTGAGCCCACAGCAGCTAAATAACGCGTGTCCTGAAAGCGGGACGTTATCCATGGACGGGAGCAATCTGGCCGGAACGAAGCTAGAGACGCTCAACAACAACCTGAACGCTGCCAGCCGGCAGCGAAGTACGCTCGTATCCCCACCGGTGAAGCTGTCGGCTAGTAAGCTGAGCGATTACGGTCGCGAAACGCCCGCCGATCGGCAGGACAACAAAACGCTCGATGGTGTCGCTGGAGTCGACGGTACCACGAAGGACCACGTGCTTTTGTCACCCTCCAGCCAGCTGATAAttgaacgaaacggaaacacgACCCCTTCGATGGCCCTCGTGCctggtgggttgggtggactTAACGCACCCATGGCACCGAGTGATCGTGTGTCGACGCTCAACATTGTCGCTGATCTGCTGCGGCGGTTGGACAACATGGAGGCGAAGCTGAAGGCGTGGAAAATTCGCAAACCCGCATCGAGGACGGCAACGGCAGGGATTGGACCGAATGCGCCAACGAACCACCGACAGTCCCTGCACACCAGCCACACCGTCTCGAACCTGCACCATCCCAGCAGCCATCATCACcatagcaacagcagccaccATTACCAAAGCAACCACGCGGATAGTAATCTCTCTCTCAACTCGCTCGGTTCCGGTGATGGGACGCTGCTAACCGGGAGCTGCTGCAGTAACGgacccaccagcaccaccgggaACGTGCAGTTGCACTCGTACCAACCCAGCACCATCACGATCGGTACCCAGACGTCCCTGCACCAGCCCGCACCAACGCTGGCACCAAAAACGGAGCTATTGCGAACGAACAAGTAA